One Paraglaciecola mesophila genomic region harbors:
- the recD gene encoding exodeoxyribonuclease V subunit alpha → MVTDSMVKQTANNDDASNTKPLDAQSSDVTQVPTTTSILQNLLKIGRIRPLDLAFAEFVMLHEQGKHAVDVNGIHVVGLLAAYLSSRLGEQDSCLNLNNTYQPFLPFYRFEPIDRLLTMLSASTCVAVVDERYTGEAENASTVNKSTEKNAVKNTLSTSCEPAFSSQSKPLILQGNAFYMQRYWQYEVQLASKINSMTGRATTLDVAQGQALLAQLFNTHESKNSLAKNSLAKNSAQDQQAAPIDWQQVAVCLAASQNVSVITGGPGTGKTTTVIRLMALLQGLARHAQKKLKIKLAAPTGKAAARLSQSISAAMGKLPTALQADLPSQCSTIHRLLGSIANSPYFRFNAHHPLHLDVLIVDEGSMVDLPLMSKLFAALPAHAKIILLGDKDQLASVEAGSVLSDICAAALNFSPTVYDQPPPYSDEALRVIKDLCQIDLQVSTPNKALISNSLALLHKSYRFSEKSGIGRLARAINSGKLAPSKTLFADERYPDVVWQTSDEPKALVAKLLPDYQTYFEHVKHVCAQGTLHSKGLEVFSLLQQQQVLCAQKEANWGVLQVNALIESELSKKGAIELGRDFYPGRPVMLKQNDHSLGLFNGDIGIVMPDAENDELMKVWFVTEQNTLRGVLPSRLPPHDTVYAMTIHKSQGSEFDHVYLCLPRVETGSQARLLSRELLYTGLTRAKKSFTLYSDEQALSLSVARRCQRGSGLARRLYQFH, encoded by the coding sequence ATGGTAACCGATTCAATGGTAAAGCAAACGGCCAACAATGATGATGCATCGAATACAAAACCTCTAGATGCTCAGTCATCTGACGTTACACAGGTGCCGACCACGACTAGTATTTTACAGAACTTATTGAAGATAGGCCGTATTCGTCCATTGGACCTAGCATTTGCTGAATTTGTAATGCTTCACGAACAAGGAAAACACGCTGTCGATGTGAACGGTATTCATGTGGTGGGGTTATTGGCAGCCTATTTGAGTAGCCGCCTTGGGGAGCAAGATAGCTGCCTTAATTTGAATAATACTTATCAGCCCTTTTTACCTTTTTACCGATTCGAGCCTATTGACCGGCTACTGACTATGTTAAGCGCATCGACCTGTGTTGCTGTGGTTGATGAGCGATACACAGGGGAGGCGGAGAATGCCAGTACTGTTAATAAGAGCACTGAAAAAAACGCTGTAAAAAATACGCTATCGACAAGCTGCGAGCCCGCGTTTTCGTCCCAAAGCAAGCCTCTTATTTTACAAGGCAATGCGTTTTATATGCAGCGCTACTGGCAATATGAAGTACAGCTGGCGAGTAAAATAAATAGCATGACGGGGCGGGCAACAACATTAGATGTTGCCCAAGGGCAAGCGTTATTAGCTCAGCTGTTTAATACGCATGAATCAAAAAACAGCTTGGCGAAAAACAGCTTGGCGAAAAACAGCGCACAAGATCAGCAAGCAGCGCCTATTGACTGGCAGCAAGTGGCAGTGTGCCTGGCGGCAAGTCAAAATGTTAGCGTTATAACGGGAGGCCCTGGTACAGGAAAAACCACAACAGTTATACGGCTAATGGCTTTATTACAGGGACTGGCAAGGCATGCACAGAAGAAACTGAAAATTAAACTTGCCGCACCGACCGGAAAAGCTGCAGCGCGTTTGAGTCAGTCTATTAGTGCGGCTATGGGTAAGCTGCCCACGGCATTACAAGCAGATTTACCCAGCCAGTGCAGCACAATACATAGGTTATTAGGCAGCATTGCGAACAGTCCTTATTTTCGTTTTAACGCTCATCATCCCCTACATTTAGATGTGTTGATCGTGGATGAAGGCTCCATGGTTGATTTACCCCTGATGAGCAAATTATTTGCGGCGTTGCCCGCCCATGCCAAAATCATTCTGCTGGGTGATAAAGATCAACTTGCCTCGGTAGAGGCGGGCAGTGTGCTGTCAGATATATGCGCTGCAGCGCTTAATTTCTCGCCTACTGTGTACGATCAGCCTCCCCCCTACAGTGATGAGGCATTGAGGGTAATTAAAGACTTGTGTCAAATTGATCTGCAGGTAAGTACACCAAATAAAGCACTGATTAGTAATAGTTTGGCCTTACTACACAAGAGTTACCGTTTCAGTGAAAAAAGCGGTATTGGTCGCTTAGCCCGCGCGATTAACAGCGGCAAATTAGCCCCATCAAAGACGTTATTCGCTGATGAACGCTACCCTGATGTCGTTTGGCAAACCAGCGATGAACCAAAAGCCTTAGTGGCTAAACTACTGCCAGATTATCAAACCTATTTTGAGCATGTAAAACACGTTTGTGCCCAAGGTACACTGCATAGCAAGGGGCTTGAGGTTTTCTCTTTGTTACAACAACAACAAGTCTTGTGCGCTCAAAAAGAGGCGAATTGGGGCGTACTGCAAGTCAACGCGCTGATTGAATCAGAACTCAGTAAAAAGGGCGCTATTGAACTAGGGCGTGATTTTTATCCTGGTCGCCCTGTGATGCTTAAGCAAAACGATCATAGTTTAGGGCTCTTTAATGGGGATATTGGCATCGTAATGCCCGATGCAGAAAACGACGAATTGATGAAAGTGTGGTTTGTCACAGAGCAAAATACCTTGCGAGGGGTGCTTCCGAGTCGCTTACCCCCTCATGACACAGTGTACGCGATGACAATTCATAAAAGCCAAGGCTCAGAGTTCGATCATGTTTATTTGTGTTTGCCCCGGGTCGAGACAGGGTCTCAAGCTCGATTACTCAGCCGTGAATTACTCTATACCGGCCTAACGCGGGCGAAAAAGTCCTTCACTCTGTACAGTGATGAGCAGGCGCTCTCTCTTAGTGTTGCAAGGCGCTGCCAGCGGGGCAGCGGTTTAGCCAGACGTTTATACCAGTTCCATTAA
- a CDS encoding DUF2750 domain-containing protein, with protein MTEISAEDFIALSKLLPEERFDYAIASMIERQHLWGLYGDNGWLMLKAEDDACIPVWPYAEFAQAWVKNDFPDCVPKQIDFAQWHQVWLPGMQNNGTLVLVFPLSEDEEGIMLEAEEMLACIDEELQPQG; from the coding sequence ATGACCGAAATTTCAGCTGAAGATTTTATTGCCCTCAGTAAACTGTTGCCCGAAGAGCGCTTTGATTATGCGATTGCCAGCATGATTGAACGTCAGCATTTGTGGGGACTTTACGGTGATAATGGCTGGTTAATGCTTAAAGCTGAAGACGATGCGTGCATCCCTGTTTGGCCATATGCTGAGTTTGCCCAAGCTTGGGTTAAAAACGACTTTCCCGATTGCGTGCCTAAACAAATTGATTTTGCCCAGTGGCATCAAGTATGGTTACCGGGTATGCAAAACAACGGCACCTTAGTGTTAGTCTTTCCTTTGAGTGAAGATGAAGAGGGGATTATGCTTGAGGCAGAAGAAATGCTTGCCTGCATTGATGAGGAACTACAACCACAAGGTTAG
- a CDS encoding DUF6942 family protein, translating into MKNSVIQHAGLGASQARVNVYIGNRPTYQNFPVIDHRQALHDGDIEAINRECGNGWRKVFNVYAKLIFAWRSADARLNAQLAGAECQSWQAYRDRFLLQESSQTALIFPSLEINNQSVPVHIDPRHNGNEDVAVFHIIMGRTYAKSMLADMANTQALNLHWLDQEFAIDSKARAVVCPYFDYRQLSNIKIIRLVELLMSLDKAQA; encoded by the coding sequence TTGAAAAATTCTGTCATTCAGCATGCGGGCTTAGGCGCTAGCCAAGCTCGGGTTAATGTATATATTGGCAATCGCCCGACCTATCAAAATTTCCCTGTTATTGACCATCGACAGGCACTCCATGATGGGGACATCGAAGCGATCAATAGAGAATGTGGCAATGGCTGGCGTAAAGTGTTCAACGTGTATGCCAAGTTAATCTTTGCCTGGCGCAGTGCTGATGCCAGGTTAAATGCTCAACTTGCCGGTGCTGAATGTCAAAGCTGGCAGGCCTACAGGGATCGCTTTTTACTTCAGGAGTCAAGTCAAACCGCTTTGATATTTCCCTCTCTAGAGATAAATAATCAGTCGGTTCCTGTACATATTGACCCTAGGCACAATGGGAATGAAGACGTCGCTGTTTTTCACATCATCATGGGACGCACCTATGCAAAATCAATGTTGGCCGATATGGCGAATACACAAGCGTTGAATTTGCACTGGCTAGATCAAGAATTTGCCATTGATAGCAAGGCTCGTGCAGTGGTCTGCCCATACTTTGATTATCGACAATTATCCAATATTAAAATTATCCGTTTAGTCGAGTTATTGATGAGCTTAGATAAAGCGCAGGCCTAG